In a genomic window of Macrobrachium rosenbergii isolate ZJJX-2024 chromosome 44, ASM4041242v1, whole genome shotgun sequence:
- the LOC136829217 gene encoding uncharacterized protein, translating into MEGENNLEFQMERCEKNTERETRNTKAKEESEGSSKSRTEEQIKDRRANQGQKSKSRTGEQIKDRRANQGQESKSRTGEQIKDRRANQGQKSKSRTEEQIKDRRANQGQESKSRTEDRSVETRKQIRKTKHERKK; encoded by the coding sequence ATGGAAGGAGAGAATAATTTGGAATTTCAGATGGAAAGGTGCGAAAAAAACACCGAAAGGGAGACACGCAACACGAAAGCAAAAGAGGAAAGTGAGGGGTCTAGCAAATCAAGGACAGAAGAGCAAATCAAGGACAGGAGAGCAAATCAAGGACAGAAGAGCAAATCAAGGACAGGAGAGCAAATCAAGGACAGGAGAGCAAATCAAGGACAGGAGAGCAAATCAAGGACAGGAGAGCAAATCAAGGACAGGAGAGCAAATCAAGGACAGAAGAGCAAATCAAGGACAGAAGAGCAAATCAAGGACAGGAGAGCAAATCAAGGACAGGAGAGCAAATCAAGGACAGAAGACAGAAGTGTTGAAACTCGAAAGCAAATTAGGAAGACAAAAcatgaaaggaagaaatga